In the genome of Paenibacillus pabuli, one region contains:
- a CDS encoding phosphotransferase family protein, giving the protein MNEDVQAHRWVTPEGTLNEQYITSRERLYKGMNGKYVERFTVHTGESFIFKPLTNPAQYGREQWMSRHVLSVLPPIYPTLIAASDREIDAEQSWIIYEDLGELVHDSREEIMLAAAVHMAEWHSLSVADWGELPRVGQKPPIGDILDDLLGQKESTAELLSKLEITLSPSDWHNIAALIHTAEEKLPRVLCHGDLHPGNMADVNGRLVIIDWEHAHLNTALWDVYHLVDLSHPLFPRTVTPELRERIIDVYLDGLERHSVQVDRVSFKRWYRAYAIVFSLWMLRLIDGDLRSADCVWPEEQLRNQWHETAMTLKQCMKLC; this is encoded by the coding sequence ATGAATGAAGACGTGCAGGCGCATCGCTGGGTGACTCCCGAAGGGACGTTGAATGAACAATATATAACAAGTAGGGAACGGCTCTACAAAGGCATGAATGGCAAGTATGTGGAGCGTTTCACTGTTCATACCGGTGAAAGTTTTATTTTCAAACCGCTGACCAATCCTGCACAATATGGGCGCGAGCAATGGATGTCGAGGCATGTGCTGTCTGTATTGCCCCCTATATATCCAACGCTAATTGCTGCATCCGATCGTGAAATTGACGCGGAACAGAGCTGGATCATCTATGAGGATCTGGGCGAACTGGTGCATGATTCGCGGGAAGAGATCATGCTGGCTGCTGCTGTACATATGGCGGAGTGGCACTCATTATCTGTTGCTGATTGGGGCGAACTGCCCCGAGTGGGTCAGAAACCGCCAATTGGGGACATATTGGATGATCTGCTTGGGCAAAAGGAATCCACCGCTGAATTGTTGTCCAAGCTGGAGATCACACTGTCACCATCGGATTGGCACAACATCGCCGCGCTAATCCATACAGCTGAGGAGAAGTTACCTCGTGTTTTGTGTCACGGAGATCTCCATCCCGGCAACATGGCGGATGTGAATGGCAGGCTGGTCATTATCGATTGGGAGCATGCGCATCTGAATACGGCTCTCTGGGACGTGTATCATCTGGTGGATTTATCACATCCGCTGTTCCCGAGAACCGTTACGCCTGAGCTGCGGGAGCGGATTATTGATGTTTATCTAGACGGGCTGGAGCGCCATAGCGTTCAGGTTGACCGGGTTTCTTTTAAAAGGTGGTACCGTGCATATGCCATTGTATTCTCGCTCTGGATGCTGCGTCTGATTGATGGGGATCTGAGAAGTGCAGACTGTGTATGGCCCGAGGAACAGCTGCGGAACCAGTGGCACGAGACGGCAATGACGCTGAAACAGTGCATGAAGCTGTGTTGA
- a CDS encoding TetR/AcrR family transcriptional regulator: protein MKNKPHVDSKKKDILQAAMRLFATKGVDGISVKEIGDAAGVTDAAIYKHFKNKDAVALEAFTQYCADYTSLIDGYVRQEGPVLERFKQLITEVLHLHDEDPYGLLLISQNHEIFIEAGSSEDYRQPLDALMDLIDQGIMRGELPAQDSRLTAVLVIGAITRMAVSSMQGELPELLVPYTGETIHRLASMLGQVTAELG from the coding sequence ATGAAGAACAAACCTCATGTAGACAGCAAAAAGAAAGACATCCTACAAGCGGCGATGCGCTTGTTTGCAACCAAAGGCGTTGACGGCATTTCCGTCAAAGAGATCGGTGACGCCGCCGGAGTAACGGATGCGGCGATCTACAAACATTTTAAAAACAAAGATGCCGTTGCCCTTGAGGCCTTCACCCAATATTGCGCGGACTACACTTCACTGATTGATGGGTATGTTCGCCAGGAAGGTCCGGTGCTCGAACGCTTCAAGCAACTGATTACCGAAGTTCTCCACTTGCATGATGAAGATCCCTACGGACTGCTGTTGATCTCACAAAATCACGAGATTTTCATTGAAGCTGGAAGCAGTGAGGATTACCGTCAGCCGCTGGATGCGTTGATGGATCTAATCGATCAGGGAATTATGCGAGGTGAACTGCCCGCTCAGGACTCACGGCTCACGGCCGTTCTGGTCATTGGTGCCATTACGCGCATGGCCGTCTCCAGTATGCAAGGTGAACTGCCGGAGTTGTTGGTACCTTACACCGGGGAAACCATTCATCGTCTAGCATCGATGTTGGGCCAGGTAACAGCTGAGTTGGGATAA
- a CDS encoding NAD(P)H-dependent oxidoreductase: MMKKILIIQGNPVSPSYNGAIAEAYRKGAVQAGAEVRMITLNELEFNMNLEGGYRNKLPLEPDLLEAQEAIKWAEHLVWVFPIWWGGPPALFKGFIDRIFMPGYAFKYHKGKLFPDQLLKGRTARMITTMDGPNWYYKWFQGEPAHKMMKISTFALTGIKPVRITPVDLVGKQSEEQRKKWLEKIEQLGRKMK; encoded by the coding sequence ATCATGAAGAAAATATTAATTATCCAAGGCAACCCCGTTTCCCCAAGTTACAATGGCGCAATCGCCGAAGCTTATCGTAAAGGCGCTGTGCAGGCAGGTGCTGAGGTTCGCATGATTACCCTGAACGAACTGGAATTCAACATGAATTTAGAGGGAGGCTATCGTAATAAACTGCCGCTCGAACCGGACTTGCTGGAAGCTCAAGAGGCCATTAAGTGGGCAGAGCATCTCGTATGGGTGTTCCCGATTTGGTGGGGAGGACCACCAGCTTTATTCAAAGGATTCATCGACCGCATCTTCATGCCAGGCTATGCCTTCAAATATCACAAAGGTAAACTTTTCCCGGATCAGCTGCTCAAAGGCCGCACCGCTCGCATGATAACCACCATGGATGGTCCGAACTGGTACTACAAATGGTTCCAAGGTGAGCCCGCACACAAAATGATGAAGATCTCCACGTTTGCGCTGACAGGCATCAAACCTGTGCGCATAACACCTGTAGATCTTGTGGGCAAACAGTCCGAGGAACAGAGAAAGAAATGGTTGGAGAAGATTGAGCAGCTTGGACGGAAGATGAAATAA
- a CDS encoding acetylxylan esterase, with amino-acid sequence MMGDMSLEQLKAYNGSSPKPGDFDAYWERALAELDAQSLAYELVPANYESPLADCFHLYFTGVGGARIHGMLARPKTGAMNVKGPGMAMFHGYSGDSGDWFDKVAYAAHGVTVLAMDCRGQGGLSEDNLHVQGTTIRGHIIRGIDDPDPDKLYYRNVFLDTVQTVRILMSMPQVDAERMGVYGCSQGGALATACASLEPRVKLAMPVYPFLSDYKRAWEQGASTSAYEELIYYFRFFDPNHMREEEIFNKLGYIDIANLSSRIQAKVLFVTGLADTICPPSTQFAVYNRIQSKKELLIYHEYGHEYLPRLSDKTLQAFLNL; translated from the coding sequence TTGATGGGCGATATGTCTTTGGAACAGTTAAAAGCATACAACGGAAGCAGTCCGAAACCGGGTGATTTCGATGCGTATTGGGAGCGTGCCCTTGCGGAGCTGGACGCTCAATCGCTAGCATATGAACTGGTGCCTGCCAATTACGAGTCACCCCTTGCGGATTGTTTCCACCTGTACTTCACGGGTGTAGGCGGTGCTCGCATACATGGTATGCTGGCTCGACCCAAAACAGGAGCTATGAATGTGAAAGGGCCAGGAATGGCGATGTTTCATGGATACTCTGGCGACAGCGGAGACTGGTTTGACAAGGTTGCCTATGCCGCCCATGGCGTGACGGTGCTGGCGATGGATTGTCGAGGTCAGGGCGGTCTATCCGAGGATAATCTGCATGTTCAGGGAACGACCATTCGAGGACATATTATTCGAGGAATCGATGATCCCGACCCTGACAAGCTGTATTATCGGAATGTATTCCTGGATACCGTGCAGACGGTACGCATCCTGATGTCGATGCCGCAGGTGGATGCAGAACGAATGGGTGTGTATGGATGTTCTCAGGGAGGTGCTTTGGCAACGGCCTGTGCTTCGCTCGAACCACGCGTGAAGCTGGCGATGCCTGTCTATCCTTTTTTATCAGATTACAAACGTGCATGGGAACAGGGGGCTTCGACCTCTGCTTACGAAGAACTCATCTATTATTTCCGCTTCTTTGATCCGAATCATATGCGGGAGGAAGAGATATTCAACAAGCTTGGCTATATTGATATCGCCAATCTGTCTAGTCGCATTCAGGCCAAGGTGCTGTTCGTCACGGGCTTGGCAGATACAATCTGTCCGCCTTCGACCCAGTTTGCCGTCTACAACCGGATTCAATCCAAGAAAGAGCTGCTGATCTATCACGAATACGGTCATGAATATTTACCGCGACTATCGGATAAAACCTTACAGGCTTTTCTGAACCTGTAG
- a CDS encoding glycoside hydrolase family 113 has product MEYIKGFTFGWMSGRGDFRKPEAKESLRLMAERTGSSHVIFALAAQQDHPQAVEVKYEGEHMVEDDELVDMMRYARTLGLRVILKPTVNCTDGTWRAHINFFDIDVPCEPKWRDWFRSYTAYQKHYAAIAEREKCEMFIVGCEMVQSERRDQEWREVIAGVREVYSGLISYNTDKYQEGHVKWWDAVDVISSSGYYPIGDWEAQLDRIEQVIAPYGKPFFFAEAGCPSRSGSAQVPNDWGLEGEVNAEEQAQFYEAMFRHASKREWIRGFGLWDWSAHLYQEQDALNDDGYGVYGKPAEQVIRRFYQGIAFEV; this is encoded by the coding sequence ATGGAATACATCAAGGGATTTACATTTGGCTGGATGAGTGGCAGGGGAGACTTCCGCAAGCCGGAAGCGAAGGAGTCCTTGCGTCTGATGGCTGAACGGACAGGCAGTTCGCATGTTATTTTTGCATTGGCAGCGCAGCAGGATCATCCACAGGCTGTAGAGGTCAAATATGAGGGTGAACATATGGTGGAAGACGATGAATTGGTGGATATGATGCGTTACGCCCGCACACTGGGACTGCGGGTCATTCTGAAACCAACTGTTAATTGCACCGATGGGACATGGCGTGCACATATTAACTTTTTTGATATCGATGTGCCGTGTGAGCCGAAATGGAGAGACTGGTTCCGCAGTTATACTGCGTATCAGAAGCACTACGCTGCCATTGCAGAGCGGGAGAAATGCGAGATGTTCATTGTGGGCTGTGAAATGGTGCAATCCGAGCGCCGGGATCAGGAATGGCGCGAGGTCATCGCGGGAGTGCGTGAAGTATATTCTGGGCTTATATCCTATAACACCGACAAGTACCAGGAAGGCCATGTGAAATGGTGGGATGCCGTGGACGTCATCTCGTCGAGCGGATATTATCCCATTGGAGACTGGGAAGCGCAATTGGATCGAATTGAACAGGTCATTGCACCCTACGGCAAACCTTTTTTCTTCGCAGAAGCGGGGTGTCCTAGCCGCAGTGGATCAGCCCAGGTACCGAACGACTGGGGGCTGGAAGGTGAGGTTAACGCGGAGGAACAGGCGCAGTTCTATGAAGCGATGTTCCGTCATGCAAGTAAGAGGGAGTGGATACGGGGCTTTGGTCTGTGGGACTGGAGCGCGCATCTGTATCAGGAGCAGGATGCCCTGAACGACGATGGATATGGCGTTTATGGTAAACCGGCGGAGCAGGTTATTCGCCGTTTCTACCAAGGTATTGCTTTCGAGGTATAG
- a CDS encoding glycoside hydrolase family 130 protein produces MTVVETKNVHIVGDALPNIPWEDKPEGTEGPVWRHSANPIVPRNPVKGVARIFNSAVVPYEGKFIGVFRAETINGRPHLHMGSSEDGLEWNIEEERIAFVDENGDSFMPNYAYDPRLVKVEDTYYIIWCTDFYGAALGLAKTDDFKTFVRLENPMLPFNRNGVLFPRKINDNYVMLSRPSDSGHTPFGDIFLSESPDLVYWGKHRHVMSKGGQGWWQSVKIGGGPAPIETSAGWLMFYHGVTGTCNGFVYSMGAVILDLDEPSKVKYRSSNFVLTPEKWYEEQGFVDNVIFPCATLHDAETGRIAIYYGAADTYVGVAYTTVEEIVNYVIETDEVIAGDREEGKL; encoded by the coding sequence ATGACAGTTGTTGAAACGAAGAACGTGCACATTGTTGGAGATGCACTGCCGAATATACCTTGGGAGGATAAACCGGAGGGTACAGAAGGACCTGTATGGAGACACTCAGCCAACCCGATTGTACCGCGTAATCCGGTCAAGGGAGTTGCCCGTATTTTCAACAGTGCAGTCGTTCCTTATGAAGGAAAATTCATCGGAGTATTCCGTGCAGAAACGATTAACGGACGTCCGCATTTGCACATGGGGTCGAGTGAAGACGGTCTGGAGTGGAATATCGAAGAGGAACGTATTGCATTTGTGGACGAGAACGGTGATTCCTTCATGCCGAACTATGCATATGACCCGCGTCTGGTGAAAGTGGAAGACACTTATTACATCATCTGGTGTACCGATTTCTACGGGGCTGCGCTGGGTCTGGCGAAGACGGATGATTTCAAAACATTTGTGCGTCTTGAGAATCCGATGCTGCCGTTCAATCGCAATGGCGTGTTGTTTCCACGCAAAATCAATGACAACTATGTGATGTTGTCCAGACCAAGCGACAGCGGACATACGCCGTTCGGGGATATTTTTCTGAGCGAAAGCCCGGATCTGGTGTACTGGGGCAAACACCGTCATGTCATGAGCAAAGGCGGTCAGGGCTGGTGGCAATCCGTCAAAATTGGCGGCGGTCCGGCACCGATCGAAACGTCCGCAGGCTGGCTAATGTTCTATCACGGCGTAACCGGAACATGCAATGGTTTTGTGTACAGCATGGGTGCGGTCATTCTGGATCTGGATGAGCCATCCAAAGTAAAATATCGTTCCTCCAACTTTGTGCTGACACCGGAAAAATGGTACGAGGAGCAAGGCTTTGTGGACAATGTTATCTTCCCATGCGCCACATTGCATGATGCGGAGACAGGACGCATCGCCATCTATTATGGTGCAGCCGACACCTACGTTGGAGTGGCGTATACCACTGTCGAAGAGATCGTGAACTACGTCATCGAGACCGATGAAGTCATAGCCGGAGACCGTGAGGAAGGCAAGCTTTAA
- a CDS encoding carbohydrate ABC transporter permease: protein MNVHQFKYTLASIFKYASLILAAFIALVPIVVVLFASLKTNAEYATSSPLAPPANWLNFANYTKAFVDGNMLVGFKNTIIILIISIVGATLTGSMIAYVLDRFKFKGKKIMVAAFLLATLIPSVTTQVATFQIINALDLFNTRWAAIVMYLGTDIIAVYIFLQFLGSISNALDESAMLDGASYFTIYWRIILPLLKPAIVTVIIVKGVNIYNDFYTPFLYMPKTDLQVISTALFKFKGPFGSQWEVISAGIMIAIIPTMIIFLLLQKYIYNGFAQGSVK, encoded by the coding sequence ATGAACGTGCACCAATTCAAATACACCCTTGCGAGCATATTCAAATATGCTTCACTCATTCTCGCAGCGTTCATTGCGCTTGTACCCATCGTTGTTGTGCTGTTTGCATCACTCAAAACCAACGCAGAGTACGCGACCAGCAGTCCACTTGCCCCACCAGCCAACTGGCTAAACTTTGCGAACTATACCAAGGCTTTTGTGGACGGCAACATGTTGGTCGGTTTCAAAAATACAATTATCATCCTGATCATCTCCATCGTGGGCGCCACCCTGACGGGTTCCATGATCGCGTATGTGCTGGATCGATTCAAATTCAAAGGCAAAAAAATTATGGTCGCTGCATTCCTGCTCGCCACGTTAATCCCAAGTGTAACAACACAGGTGGCTACATTCCAGATTATCAACGCGCTCGATCTGTTCAACACGAGGTGGGCGGCTATCGTCATGTACCTCGGTACAGATATCATCGCGGTCTATATTTTCCTGCAATTCCTAGGTTCCATCTCGAACGCACTGGATGAATCCGCCATGCTGGACGGGGCCTCCTACTTCACAATTTATTGGAGAATTATTCTGCCACTGCTGAAACCGGCGATTGTAACGGTCATTATCGTAAAAGGTGTTAACATCTACAACGACTTCTACACGCCGTTCCTGTACATGCCGAAGACAGATTTGCAGGTCATATCCACGGCTCTTTTCAAATTCAAGGGACCGTTCGGATCACAGTGGGAGGTTATCAGTGCGGGGATCATGATTGCCATCATTCCAACGATGATCATCTTCCTGCTGTTACAGAAGTACATCTACAATGGCTTCGCGCAAGGTTCTGTGAAATAA
- a CDS encoding carbohydrate ABC transporter permease has translation MKYLKISNWGYSAQRIFIICAFSIIPLALLFTFAYLPVINMFKYSFTDWNGYSKRFDYVGFENYTRIFSDPEYFKVFIVSLYYFVATFVQMGLALYFATILSFKIRGKNFFKGILFFPYLLNGVAIGFIFLFFFKPDGTLDTLMQAVGLGQYTQLWLGNPNIINVSLAGASVWRYMGFNFIIFLGAISSIQKDVYEASDIDGANRWQQFRHIILPSITRILQLNLILAISGAISAFDIPYIMTDGSNGSETFVIQTVHLAFKYGKLGLASAMAVVLLFIVILVTLVQRVTMKGEE, from the coding sequence ATGAAATACTTGAAGATTTCGAATTGGGGTTACTCAGCGCAACGCATATTTATTATCTGTGCCTTCTCAATTATTCCGCTGGCACTGCTGTTTACGTTTGCTTATTTACCTGTCATTAACATGTTCAAATACAGCTTTACCGATTGGAACGGATATAGCAAAAGGTTCGATTATGTTGGGTTTGAGAACTACACACGGATATTCAGCGACCCTGAGTATTTTAAAGTGTTTATTGTCAGTCTGTATTATTTTGTGGCTACCTTCGTACAAATGGGCCTGGCCCTCTACTTTGCAACGATTCTGAGCTTCAAAATCCGCGGCAAAAACTTTTTTAAAGGCATATTGTTCTTCCCCTATCTGCTGAATGGCGTAGCCATCGGATTTATCTTCCTCTTTTTCTTCAAACCGGATGGCACCCTCGATACACTCATGCAGGCCGTAGGGCTTGGACAATACACCCAGCTCTGGCTTGGGAATCCGAACATTATTAACGTGTCGCTCGCAGGCGCATCGGTGTGGAGATACATGGGCTTTAACTTCATCATCTTCCTGGGTGCAATTTCTTCCATTCAAAAGGACGTGTATGAAGCTTCGGATATTGACGGGGCCAATCGCTGGCAGCAGTTCCGCCATATCATCCTGCCGAGTATTACGCGTATCCTGCAGCTCAATCTGATCTTGGCGATTAGCGGCGCAATCAGTGCGTTCGATATTCCATATATCATGACCGATGGTTCCAACGGCAGTGAGACGTTTGTCATCCAGACGGTTCACTTGGCATTCAAGTACGGCAAGCTGGGCTTGGCATCAGCGATGGCTGTTGTGCTCCTGTTTATTGTTATTCTTGTTACGCTGGTTCAGCGTGTCACCATGAAAGGGGAGGAATGA
- a CDS encoding extracellular solute-binding protein, with the protein MRKNKGWMLLLTMLLITSLLAACSSGGGSQAGEEISTDPADIKGEITVLTQRTDIVDTVFKDYAAEFNKEYPDVKVNFQALADYEGQVKIRMSTKDYGDVLMIPTSVPIADIPDFFEPLGTYDELKEKYTGIEERMVDGQVYGIPTVITFSGIIYNKQVFKDAGIAEVPKTPEQFQAALQLVKDNTDAIPLYTNYASGWALTQWEADLPTVAGSVDYVNIDQPNTDENFVAGKPHYELYKVLYDAAKNGLIEKDPTTTDWESSKADLANGKIATMALGSWAITQIQGLTDTPDNIGFLPFPTNANDVVVPLAADYNIGMNVNSENKPAAKAWIDWFLAKSNYAVEQGGGMSADKNAELPPILDQYKDVQFSTLTPAKEGQEGLVDKIDNEGEIGLWQPDFKKRIIEAAIGNRSESYDDIMKDLNDKWVKARAELVK; encoded by the coding sequence ATGAGAAAAAACAAAGGCTGGATGCTTCTGCTCACCATGCTGCTCATCACATCTCTGCTCGCAGCTTGTTCTTCCGGAGGGGGATCACAAGCAGGAGAGGAAATCAGTACAGATCCTGCGGATATCAAGGGTGAAATTACCGTTCTTACGCAGCGTACCGATATTGTGGATACCGTATTTAAAGATTACGCCGCAGAGTTCAATAAGGAATATCCGGATGTCAAAGTAAACTTTCAGGCATTGGCTGATTACGAGGGACAAGTGAAGATCCGTATGAGTACCAAGGATTACGGTGATGTGCTGATGATCCCAACCAGTGTGCCGATTGCGGATATACCCGACTTCTTCGAACCGCTGGGCACATATGATGAGCTGAAGGAGAAGTATACAGGGATTGAAGAACGTATGGTGGATGGCCAGGTGTATGGCATCCCTACGGTCATTACGTTCTCGGGAATTATTTATAACAAACAGGTATTCAAAGACGCAGGCATTGCGGAAGTACCGAAAACACCCGAGCAATTCCAGGCTGCACTTCAGCTGGTGAAAGACAACACAGATGCAATCCCGCTGTACACCAACTATGCTTCTGGCTGGGCTTTGACACAATGGGAAGCAGATCTGCCGACAGTTGCAGGCAGTGTGGACTACGTTAACATTGACCAACCAAATACGGATGAGAACTTCGTGGCTGGCAAGCCGCACTATGAACTGTACAAAGTACTTTATGATGCAGCCAAGAATGGCCTGATTGAGAAAGACCCCACTACAACCGACTGGGAAAGCTCCAAAGCTGACCTGGCGAACGGCAAAATTGCAACAATGGCGCTTGGATCATGGGCCATTACACAAATTCAAGGCTTGACGGATACACCGGACAATATCGGTTTCTTGCCATTCCCTACAAATGCAAATGACGTGGTTGTTCCGCTCGCTGCAGACTACAACATCGGCATGAACGTGAACAGCGAGAACAAACCTGCTGCAAAAGCCTGGATCGACTGGTTCCTGGCGAAATCCAATTACGCCGTCGAGCAGGGCGGAGGCATGAGTGCGGACAAAAATGCAGAATTGCCGCCGATTCTGGATCAATACAAAGACGTTCAATTCTCCACGCTGACTCCTGCCAAAGAAGGACAAGAAGGTTTGGTTGACAAAATCGACAACGAAGGTGAGATTGGCCTCTGGCAGCCAGACTTCAAGAAACGCATTATCGAAGCTGCCATCGGTAATCGCAGCGAATCGTATGATGACATCATGAAGGATCTGAATGACAAATGGGTGAAAGCACGGGCGGAACTCGTGAAATAA
- a CDS encoding AGE family epimerase/isomerase: MIHTNDIRTEIKEHWEGHILPFWSALKDHDNGGFYGWVGNDLQVDRLAPKGGIATARQLWSFAAAYRVTGDTIWREHAEHAYRFLANHVLDTEHGGLYWMVDAKGEPLDTSKHVYTQSFGVYSLSEYYRATGDTSALELAKTLFALIENQGLNAELPAYKEQFDRFWNEQPNEMLSENGVIADYTMNTHIHVLEAYTTLYRVWPDPQVKAALERLLGILYERVYDKETKFLGVFFNKDWKSIIDLRSFGHDIEASWLIDEALKVLGLEQHPEYSAMVTDIAYNISNVAVQADGSLINEQEGEHVDETRIWWVQAEAMVGFYNTYQRTGDPLFLERVERLWTYTKEHIIDHRAGGEWYWSVDGDGTPDQSEIAGPWKCPYHNSRFCIELIERMG, from the coding sequence ATGATTCACACCAATGACATCAGAACTGAAATAAAAGAACACTGGGAAGGTCATATTTTGCCGTTCTGGTCTGCCCTCAAGGATCATGACAACGGCGGCTTCTATGGCTGGGTCGGCAATGATCTACAAGTGGATCGCCTCGCACCAAAAGGCGGCATCGCTACCGCACGGCAGCTCTGGTCTTTTGCAGCCGCATATCGCGTAACCGGAGATACGATCTGGCGTGAACACGCCGAGCACGCGTATCGGTTTCTTGCGAACCATGTGCTGGATACGGAGCATGGGGGGTTGTACTGGATGGTGGATGCCAAAGGGGAACCGCTGGACACAAGTAAACATGTGTATACGCAATCCTTTGGCGTGTACTCACTGAGTGAGTATTATCGTGCCACTGGGGATACATCCGCTTTGGAACTGGCGAAAACGCTTTTTGCGCTGATTGAGAATCAAGGCCTGAATGCAGAACTGCCTGCATACAAGGAGCAATTTGACCGCTTCTGGAATGAACAGCCCAATGAAATGCTGAGCGAAAATGGTGTGATTGCGGATTACACAATGAATACGCATATCCACGTACTGGAGGCCTACACCACGCTCTACCGCGTATGGCCCGATCCACAGGTGAAGGCGGCGCTGGAACGTCTGCTCGGCATTTTATATGAACGGGTGTATGACAAGGAAACGAAGTTCCTCGGGGTATTTTTCAACAAGGATTGGAAATCCATCATCGATCTGCGCTCGTTCGGACATGACATTGAAGCCAGTTGGCTGATTGACGAAGCATTGAAAGTACTGGGTTTGGAGCAGCATCCGGAGTATTCAGCGATGGTTACGGATATTGCCTATAACATTTCCAACGTGGCCGTGCAGGCCGATGGCTCTCTGATAAATGAGCAAGAGGGTGAACACGTCGATGAGACGCGGATATGGTGGGTTCAGGCCGAAGCGATGGTCGGCTTCTATAACACGTATCAGCGTACAGGTGATCCATTATTTCTGGAGAGAGTGGAGCGTTTGTGGACGTATACGAAGGAACATATTATCGATCATCGCGCTGGTGGGGAATGGTACTGGTCGGTAGACGGGGACGGCACACCGGATCAAAGCGAAATCGCCGGACCGTGGAAATGTCCGTATCACAATAGCAGGTTTTGCATCGAACTAATCGAGAGGATGGGATAA
- a CDS encoding glycoside hydrolase family 130 protein — MIHPKYNALLEQQEQLLTRQNEIDSSFYNGVYDRYRYPVITRHHVPLHWRFDLDETTNPHFMERLGINATLNPGAIYFNGKYVMVIRTEGVDRKSIFALAESDNGIDGFRFTGKPLVWEDIDADETNQYDMRLVHHEDGWIYGIYCSERKDPEAPAFDTSSAVAQAGLVRTRDLVSWERLPNITTHSPQQRNVVLHPEFVDGKYAFYTRPQDGFISTGSGGGIAFGLCEDILNPVIEEETIIDERKYHTVYEVKNGQGPAPLKTDRGWIHIAHGVRNTAAGLRYVLYTFATDLNDPARIIAKPGGHFIAPYDDERVGDVSNVIFCNGAVVNEQGEVFIYYASSDTRCHVATTTLDKLVDYTFNTPADPYRSLDCASQRGDLIEQNEKLLQKQLT; from the coding sequence ATGATACACCCTAAATACAATGCATTGCTGGAGCAGCAGGAGCAACTTCTTACGCGCCAAAATGAAATCGATTCTTCTTTCTACAACGGCGTATATGATCGGTACCGTTATCCGGTGATCACACGCCATCATGTGCCGCTGCACTGGAGATTTGATCTGGATGAAACGACAAACCCCCACTTCATGGAGCGTCTGGGCATTAATGCTACGCTGAATCCGGGGGCCATCTATTTTAATGGCAAATACGTGATGGTCATCCGAACCGAAGGAGTGGACCGCAAATCCATCTTCGCCCTGGCTGAGAGTGATAACGGCATTGACGGATTCCGATTCACGGGCAAACCACTAGTGTGGGAAGATATCGATGCGGATGAGACCAACCAATATGATATGCGGTTGGTGCACCATGAAGATGGCTGGATCTACGGTATCTACTGTTCTGAGCGCAAAGATCCGGAAGCCCCAGCATTTGATACATCTAGCGCGGTAGCCCAGGCCGGGCTTGTCCGCACACGTGATCTGGTCAGCTGGGAGCGCCTGCCCAACATCACGACCCACTCACCGCAGCAACGTAATGTGGTACTGCACCCGGAATTCGTGGATGGAAAATATGCTTTCTACACCCGTCCACAGGATGGATTCATCTCCACAGGCAGCGGCGGCGGAATCGCCTTCGGTCTGTGCGAAGACATTCTGAATCCGGTCATTGAGGAAGAGACCATCATCGACGAACGCAAATATCATACGGTATACGAAGTGAAAAACGGCCAAGGCCCTGCTCCGCTCAAAACGGATCGCGGCTGGATTCACATTGCCCACGGGGTGCGCAATACGGCGGCTGGCCTGCGTTATGTCCTGTATACGTTTGCCACCGATCTGAATGATCCGGCACGCATCATTGCCAAACCAGGCGGACACTTCATTGCTCCTTATGACGACGAGCGTGTAGGCGATGTGTCCAATGTTATTTTCTGCAACGGTGCAGTGGTCAACGAACAGGGTGAGGTTTTCATCTATTACGCATCCAGTGATACCCGCTGTCATGTCGCCACAACGACGCTGGATAAACTCGTCGATTACACGTTTAATACTCCGGCTGATCCGTATCGTTCCCTGGATTGCGCCAGCCAGCGCGGTGACCTGATTGAACAGAATGAGAAGCTTCTTCAAAAGCAATTAACTTAA